Proteins encoded by one window of Salvia splendens isolate huo1 chromosome 14, SspV2, whole genome shotgun sequence:
- the LOC121764691 gene encoding 30S ribosomal protein S21, chloroplastic-like — translation MATSYLANLFSLLNPSKPPPSAAPSRASKLPPLHLSATAPPSSSNSHPGCEPLVLSNEAQSRPSYSSDVAAVVCPSLAYANTMFFRSAYNVQVIVDDNEPEEKLLGRFRREVMRAGIIQECKRRRFFENKQEEKKRRARDAAKRNRRRRPQAKFTTQDKPEISKSKKEDDDDNWDIPEGVLPK, via the exons ATGGCGACCTCATACTTGGCCAATCTCTTCTCTCTCCTCAATCCCTCAAAGCCACCACCGTCGGCGGCGCCCTCTCGCGCTTCCAAACTCCCTCCGCTTCATCTCTCCGCCACggcgccgccgtcctcgtcaaACTCGCATCCAGGGTGCGAGCCGCTGGTCCTGTCCAACGAGGCGCAGTCGCGCCCTTCGTACTCCTCCGACGTCGCGGCGGTGGTGTGCCCTTCGTTGGCGTACGCGAACACGATGTTCTTCCGATCCGCGTACAACGTGCAGGTAATCGTGGACGACAACGAACCGGAGGAGAAGCTGCTCGGCCGGTTCAGGAGGGAAGTTATGCGCGCCGGAATCATCCAGGAGTGCAAGCGCCGCAGGTTCTTCGAGAACAAACAGGAAGAGAAGAAGCGGAGGGCTCGCGATGCTGCGAAGCGCAACCGTCggag ACGACCTCAAGCGAAATTCACAACACAAGATAAGCCAGAGATCTCGAAGAGCAAGAAGGAAGACGATGATGACAACTGGGATATTCCTGAAGGAGTCCTTCCCAAGTGA
- the LOC121765497 gene encoding uridine kinase-like protein 1, chloroplastic translates to MLEETTAIDYVMEAASGPHFSGLRLDSLRSAVPSLPSQRDSAPLATPASDFAATDSAAQKQPFVIGVSGGTASGKTTVCDMIIQQLHDHRVVLVNQDSFYRGLTPEELERVHEYNFDHPDAFDTEQLLECVGKLKSGQPVHVPIYDFKTHQRCSDSFRQVNASDVIILEGILVFHDQRVRNLMNMKIFVDTDADVRLARRIRRDIVERGREINSVLEQYAKFVKPAFDDFVLPSKKYADVIIPRGGDNHVAIDLIVQHLRTKLGQHDLCKIYPNVTVIQSTFQIRGMHTLIRDRDISKHDFVFYSDRLIRLVTEHGLGHLPFTEKQITTPTGSIYTGVDFCKKLCAVSIIRSGESMENALRACCKGIKIGKILIHREGDDGKQLIYEKLPNDIRERHVLLLDPVLATGNSANQAIELLIQKGVPESHIIFLNLISAPEGIHCVCKRFPTLKIVTSEIDVALNKEFRVIPGMGEFGDRYFGTDD, encoded by the exons ATGCTGGAAGAGACGACGGCGATCGACTACGTCATGGAGGCGGCGTCCGGCCCCCACTTCTCTGGACTACGCCTCGACAGCCTGCGCTCTGCTGTGCCCTCCCTTCCGTCGCAGCGCGATTCCGCGCCGCTCGCTACGCCGGCGTCCGATTTCGCCGCCACCGATTCAGCCGCGCAGAAGCAGCCCTTCGTGATCG GGGTTTCGGGTGGAACTGCTTCGGGGAAGACTACTGTTTGCGATATGATTATTCAGCAGCTCCATGATCATCGCGTGGTGCTAGTCAACCAG GATTCTTTCTATCGAGGGTTAACTCCTGAGGAGTTGGAACGTGTGCACGAGTACAATTTTGACCATCCAG ATGCATTTGATACTGAGCAGCTTCTGGAGTGTGTTGGAAAGCTTAAATCTGGCCAGCCAGTCCATGTTCCGATATATGATTTTAAAACACATCAAAGGTGTTCGGACAGTTTCCGCCAG GTAAACGCATCTGACGTAATCATACTTGAGGGTATCCTTGTGTTTCATGATCAACGAGTACGAAACCTTATGAACATGAAGATTTTTGTTGACACAG ATGCTGATGTGAGGCTTGCTCGTAGAATAAGGCGAGATATAGTGGAGAGGGGTAGGGAGATAAACTCCGTGCTAGAACAG TATGCAAAATTTGTGAAGCCTGCTTTTGATGATTTTGTCCTGCCATCCAAAAAGTATGCTGATGTAATTATACCTCGTGGAGGTGACAATCATGTTGCAATTGACTTGATTGTCCAACATCTTCGCACCAAACTTGGGCAGCATGACCTGTGTAAAATATATCCAAATGTTACTGTCATACAGTCGACCTTCCAG ATTAGAGGCATGCATACCCTGATTCGAGACCGAGACATTTCCAAACATGATTTTGTATTTTACTCTGACAGGCTTATACGTCTG GTTACAGAGCATGGTCTTGGTCATTTACCATTCACTGAGAAACAAATTACCACACCGACTG GGTCGATATATACTGGTGTTGACTTTTGCAAGAAACTGTGTGCGGTTTCCATTATTCGAAG TGGGGAAAGCATGGAAAACGCATTACGTGCTTGTTGCAAAGGGATTAAAATTGGGAAAATCTTGATCCACCGTGAGGGCGACGATGGGAAGCAG CTCATATATGAAAAACTTCCTAATGATATCCGTGAGCGCCATGTCCTCCTCCTTGACCCTGTCCTTGCTACAG GTAACTCTGCTAATCAGGCAATCGAGCTACTCATACAGAAAGGAGTTCCAGAATCTCACATTATCTTCCTAAACCTCATATCA GCACCGGAGGGCATACATTGCGTTTGCAAACGCTTCCCAACATTGAAGATCGTGACATCAGAGATCGACGTAGCCCTAAACAAAGAATTCCGTGTGATACCGGGTATGGGAGAATTCGGCGACCGTTACTTTGGCACTGATGATTGA
- the LOC121763760 gene encoding mavicyanin-like, with amino-acid sequence MVTSYKLLVLVIAAVFLQQAFATKHTVGGSQGWDESTDFDLWSSAQTFKVGDELEFKYSPLHNVAELPSESAFKQCDVSAASNSLSGGDSKVKLTKPGTRYFACGTSGHCEQGMKVKITTVAADGSPSSPTGSSTTPSATTGSTSAARPRHQLLSFFGLMVLVAIFFV; translated from the exons ATGGTGACTTCATACAAATTGCTCGTGTTAGTTATTGCTGCAGTTTTTCTCCAACAAGCATTTGCGACGAAACATACTGTCGGAGGAAGCCAAGGTTGGGATGAATCCACCGATTTCGACTTGTGGTCATCTGCTCAAACCTTCAAAGTCGGAGACGAACTCG AGTTCAAATATAGTCCGTTGCACAACGTGGCCGAACTACCTAGTGAAAGCGCGTTCAAGCAATGCGACGTTAGCGCTGCGTCGAATTCTCTAAGCGGCGGCGACAGCAAAGTGAAGCTAACCAAGCCCGGTACACGTTACTTTGCGTGTGGTACATCCGGCCATTGCGAGCAGGGGATGAAGGTCAAGATCACGACCGTGGCGGCCGATGGCTCGCCGTCGTCTCCCACTGGCAGCTCAACCACTCCATCAGCAACAACCGGTTCCACCTCCGCAGCCAGGCCGCGTCACCAACTCCTTAGCTTCTTTGGCTTGATGGTGCTCGTCGCGATATTCTTCGTGTAG